One Phoenix dactylifera cultivar Barhee BC4 chromosome 8, palm_55x_up_171113_PBpolish2nd_filt_p, whole genome shotgun sequence genomic window carries:
- the LOC103722726 gene encoding uncharacterized protein LOC103722726 isoform X2, with amino-acid sequence MGCLGSVAPSECKVFDYLFHSAACNQTRDAVNEFLKRCEKFRLAKAEKLNIINLRPSGQAEIYPKDIHVLSMKSFQNQHRNGLSKLVIRRPVRDCQPGVLKIIEHCDKRLTRDEAKGIDQVQELVDLVVEVLPPKPEEIVDDQEMPNETTLEQN; translated from the exons ATGGGATGCCTTGGTTCCGTTGCACCATCAGAGTGCAAG GTTTTTGACTACCTTTTCCACAGTGCTGCTTGCAATCAGACAAGAGATGCAGTTAATGAATTTCTGAAAAGATGTGAAAAGTTCAGGCTTGCAAAAGCTGAAAAGCTAAACATTATCAATTTAAGACCGTCCGGCCAAGCTGAAATCTATCCG AAGGATATCCATGTCCTGTCCATGAAGTCCTTTCAGAATCAACACAGAAATGGTCTCAGTAAGCTTGTCATTCGAAGGCCAGTAAGGGACTGTCAAcctggtgttctgaag ATTATAGAGCACTGCGATAAGCGTCTCACAAGAGATGAGGCTAAAGGCATAGACCAAGTTCAAGAGTTGGTGGATTTGGTGGTTGAGGTTTTGCCTCCAAAACCTGAGGAGATAGTGGATGACCAAGAAATGCCCAACGAGACAACACTGGAACAGAATTGA
- the LOC103722727 gene encoding EPIDERMAL PATTERNING FACTOR-like protein 4 codes for MGVVRHRSHRLSVAFALFFVATALGSGLVVEVVPEGEEARTRHYLEQWEQAAAAVVARLRVVGPGSSPPTCQGRCGRCFPCHPVHVAIQPWRSTPMEYYPEAWRCKCGNNLFMP; via the exons ATGGGCGTTGTGCGCCACCGGAGCCACCGTCTCTCCGTCGCATTCGCGCTCTTCTTCGTCGCCACAGCTCTCG GGAGCGGATTGGTGGTGGAAGTGGTTCCGGAGGGGGAGGAGGCGAGAACAAGGCATTATTTGGAGCAGTGGGaacaggcggcggcggcggtggtggcGCGGCTGCGGGTGGTGGGGCCGGGGTCGTCGCCGCCGACGTGCCAGGGGCGGTGCGGGCGGTGCTTCCCGTGCCACCCGGTGCACGTGGCGATCCAGCCGTGGCGGAGCACGCCCATGGAGTACTACCCGGAGGCCTGGCGATGCAAGTGTGGGAATAACCTCTTCATGCCCTGA
- the LOC103722726 gene encoding uncharacterized protein LOC103722726 isoform X1, with product MKIKQANAGALTNFEVLDFLRSRGATSDPMGCLGSVAPSECKVFDYLFHSAACNQTRDAVNEFLKRCEKFRLAKAEKLNIINLRPSGQAEIYPKDIHVLSMKSFQNQHRNGLSKLVIRRPVRDCQPGVLKIIEHCDKRLTRDEAKGIDQVQELVDLVVEVLPPKPEEIVDDQEMPNETTLEQN from the exons ATGAAGAT AAAACAAGCCAATGCAGGGGCGCTTACAAATTTTGAAGTCCTTGACTTCTTACGGTCGAGAGGGGCGACAAGTGATCCTATGGGATGCCTTGGTTCCGTTGCACCATCAGAGTGCAAG GTTTTTGACTACCTTTTCCACAGTGCTGCTTGCAATCAGACAAGAGATGCAGTTAATGAATTTCTGAAAAGATGTGAAAAGTTCAGGCTTGCAAAAGCTGAAAAGCTAAACATTATCAATTTAAGACCGTCCGGCCAAGCTGAAATCTATCCG AAGGATATCCATGTCCTGTCCATGAAGTCCTTTCAGAATCAACACAGAAATGGTCTCAGTAAGCTTGTCATTCGAAGGCCAGTAAGGGACTGTCAAcctggtgttctgaag ATTATAGAGCACTGCGATAAGCGTCTCACAAGAGATGAGGCTAAAGGCATAGACCAAGTTCAAGAGTTGGTGGATTTGGTGGTTGAGGTTTTGCCTCCAAAACCTGAGGAGATAGTGGATGACCAAGAAATGCCCAACGAGACAACACTGGAACAGAATTGA
- the LOC103722726 gene encoding DNA-directed RNA polymerase III subunit RPC9-like isoform X3: MKIKQANAGALTNFEVLDFLRSRGATSDPMGCLGSVAPSECKVFDYLFHSAACNQTRDAVNEFLKRCEKFRLAKAEKLNIINLRPSGQAEIYPIIEHCDKRLTRDEAKGIDQVQELVDLVVEVLPPKPEEIVDDQEMPNETTLEQN; encoded by the exons ATGAAGAT AAAACAAGCCAATGCAGGGGCGCTTACAAATTTTGAAGTCCTTGACTTCTTACGGTCGAGAGGGGCGACAAGTGATCCTATGGGATGCCTTGGTTCCGTTGCACCATCAGAGTGCAAG GTTTTTGACTACCTTTTCCACAGTGCTGCTTGCAATCAGACAAGAGATGCAGTTAATGAATTTCTGAAAAGATGTGAAAAGTTCAGGCTTGCAAAAGCTGAAAAGCTAAACATTATCAATTTAAGACCGTCCGGCCAAGCTGAAATCTATCCG ATTATAGAGCACTGCGATAAGCGTCTCACAAGAGATGAGGCTAAAGGCATAGACCAAGTTCAAGAGTTGGTGGATTTGGTGGTTGAGGTTTTGCCTCCAAAACCTGAGGAGATAGTGGATGACCAAGAAATGCCCAACGAGACAACACTGGAACAGAATTGA